Proteins from a single region of Crassaminicella profunda:
- the spoIIIAE gene encoding stage III sporulation protein AE — MKRLVMMIILLFVFNTNSIYAIDTENKIENMSDELILKQLENINMNPLEDVIKNLNNHTDDYFPKIHLKEMMFSLIKGEETFTLKDLFNGLIKSIFKETIANSSLLAKLIVLSMLCAFLHNLSSAFASDAVGKLAYTACYLVIIAIAIKSFSIATTIGIDTIDEMVSFMQALLPILLTLLMSMGAITSTAMFQPVIVASVSIVSTLMKDVILPIIFFSVILSIVDNFSSKIHISKLASLLKQICIVLIGFILTIFTGIITIQGVTASTADGVTIRTAKFAVDRFIPVVGSFISEAFDTILGCSLLIKNAVGALGIIILAIIIAMPLLKILTLIFIYKLTTAIIEPITETQLVTCLNDMSNAMVLILGTVISVAIMFFFTVTMIVGAGNVTLMMR, encoded by the coding sequence ATGAAACGATTAGTAATGATGATAATTTTATTGTTCGTTTTTAATACAAATAGCATTTATGCCATAGATACAGAAAATAAAATAGAAAACATGAGTGATGAACTAATTCTAAAACAGTTAGAGAATATTAATATGAATCCATTAGAAGACGTAATTAAAAACCTTAACAATCATACAGATGATTATTTTCCCAAAATACATTTAAAAGAGATGATGTTCTCTCTCATAAAAGGTGAAGAAACTTTTACCTTAAAAGATTTATTCAACGGATTGATTAAAAGCATATTTAAAGAAACTATAGCCAATTCTTCATTATTAGCAAAATTAATTGTATTATCTATGCTCTGTGCATTTTTACATAACCTATCCAGTGCTTTTGCTAGTGATGCAGTAGGAAAGCTAGCCTATACAGCATGCTATTTAGTAATTATTGCAATTGCTATAAAAAGTTTTTCTATTGCTACTACAATTGGTATTGATACCATTGATGAAATGGTGTCATTTATGCAAGCACTACTCCCCATATTATTGACATTATTAATGTCTATGGGAGCTATCACTTCAACAGCTATGTTTCAACCTGTCATTGTTGCGTCTGTAAGTATTGTCAGTACTCTAATGAAGGATGTTATTTTACCAATTATATTTTTTTCAGTCATTTTATCAATTGTTGATAATTTTTCTTCAAAAATCCATATATCAAAACTAGCATCTTTACTTAAGCAGATATGTATTGTACTTATAGGCTTTATTCTAACAATTTTTACTGGTATTATTACCATTCAAGGAGTTACAGCATCTACAGCAGATGGCGTTACCATTAGAACTGCCAAATTTGCTGTAGATAGATTTATCCCTGTTGTAGGGAGCTTTATATCAGAAGCCTTTGATACAATTTTAGGTTGTTCTTTATTAATAAAGAATGCAGTAGGCGCTTTAGGCATCATTATTCTTGCTATTATTATTGCCATGCCTCTATTAAAAATATTAACACTTATTTTCATTTATAAACTGACTACTGCAATTATTGAGCCCATTACTGAAACTCAATTGGTAACCTGTTTGAACGATATGAGTAATGCAATGGTCTTAATATTAGGAACAGTTATTTCAGTAGCCATTATGTTCTTTTTTACTGTAACAATGATTGTTGGCGCTGGAAATGTAACCCTTATGATGAGGTAG
- the spoIIIAD gene encoding stage III sporulation protein AD, translated as MEIFKIVGIGIIATILTIVLKNQRPEISLQISIVTGVIIFILVVTKLTSVLETLNILARKVDMDLVYITTILKIVGIAYVSEFGAQVCRDAGEGAIASKIEFAGKILIMVLAVPILIALLNLIVELMP; from the coding sequence ATGGAAATATTTAAAATTGTTGGGATAGGTATTATCGCCACTATTTTAACGATTGTTCTTAAAAATCAAAGACCTGAAATATCCCTACAAATCAGTATTGTGACAGGAGTTATTATTTTTATTTTAGTCGTTACAAAATTAACTTCCGTTTTAGAAACGCTGAATATACTTGCAAGAAAAGTAGATATGGATTTAGTCTATATTACGACTATTTTAAAAATTGTTGGTATCGCATATGTATCAGAATTTGGTGCACAAGTTTGTAGGGATGCAGGTGAAGGAGCAATTGCTTCAAAAATTGAATTTGCAGGAAAAATTTTGATTATGGTCTTAGCCGTACCTATTTTAATTGCGCTACTAAATTTAATTGTTGAATTAATGCCATAG
- the spoIIIAC gene encoding stage III sporulation protein AC produces the protein MNVDLIFKIAAIGILVSVLNLVLKHSGREEQAMMTTLVGIVVVLFMVIQLISDLFTTVKTMFQLY, from the coding sequence ATTAATGTGGATTTGATTTTTAAAATTGCAGCTATTGGCATATTGGTGTCTGTATTAAATTTAGTTTTAAAACATTCTGGTAGAGAAGAACAAGCTATGATGACAACACTTGTTGGAATTGTTGTAGTGCTATTTATGGTAATCCAATTAATTAGCGATTTATTTACAACAGTAAAAACAATGTTCCAACTATATTAG
- the spoIIIAB gene encoding stage III sporulation protein SpoIIIAB has translation MFAKIIFSNLIIICTATIGYIFSYQYTQRLYQLKNLYLSFQLLETEILYASNALPIAMKRVGKKSSKKISTIFTDTYKILYSKMGYSIEEAWSKAIDQNIKNLSLNKEDQEILIDFGKNLGFTDKENQLKNFQLIYLRLKKQQEHAEQLKIKNGKLCKSLGILIGLAIVIVFI, from the coding sequence TTGTTTGCTAAAATAATATTTTCAAATCTTATCATCATATGTACAGCAACCATAGGGTATATTTTTTCATATCAATATACTCAACGTTTGTATCAATTGAAAAATCTATATTTATCATTTCAATTATTAGAAACAGAAATTCTTTATGCATCCAATGCTCTTCCTATTGCTATGAAAAGAGTCGGGAAGAAAAGTAGCAAAAAAATCAGTACAATCTTTACAGATACTTACAAAATCCTTTATAGCAAAATGGGCTATAGTATTGAAGAAGCATGGAGTAAAGCCATTGATCAAAATATTAAAAATCTTTCCTTAAACAAAGAAGATCAAGAAATATTAATAGATTTTGGTAAGAATTTAGGGTTTACAGATAAAGAGAATCAATTAAAAAATTTTCAACTCATTTACTTACGATTAAAGAAACAGCAAGAGCATGCTGAACAATTAAAAATTAAAAATGGAAAACTGTGTAAAAGCTTAGGAATATTGATTGGTCTAGCAATCGTCATTGTATTTATATAG
- the spoIIIAA gene encoding stage III sporulation protein AA — protein sequence MGTFKDKNFEKKNNCKTQLKQNVLEALPLNLRDLFIRLPSEKIHDIEEIRLRVNQPLMISAKNKNFFIGKEGKIVTNICESYQVTKKDIEKAYQLITDYSLYALEEEIRSGFITLKGGHRVGICGTTVLNNGAIKTIKNISGLNIRISKQKLDISNKLIPYLLNNNEFLNTLIVSPPQCGKTTLLRDIIRNLSNGMKNPSFSGFNVAVVDERSEICGIYQGIPQNDVGFKTDILDACPKAEGMMMLIRSMSPHIIATDEIGKKEDIFAIEEALNAGIKLITTVHGRNLDEIHRRNNLKSLLLQGIFERIIILSNQPKVGTIEKIIDGKKNEIIDSYPFLDRRNGLVC from the coding sequence CCTTTAAATCTAAGAGATTTATTCATTAGATTGCCATCAGAGAAAATACACGATATAGAAGAAATACGATTAAGGGTCAATCAACCCTTGATGATCAGTGCAAAAAATAAAAACTTTTTTATAGGCAAAGAAGGAAAAATTGTGACTAATATATGTGAGAGTTATCAAGTTACAAAAAAAGATATAGAAAAAGCCTATCAACTCATTACAGATTATTCTCTTTATGCATTAGAAGAAGAAATTCGCAGTGGATTTATCACCTTAAAAGGAGGACATCGAGTTGGCATATGTGGTACAACTGTATTAAATAATGGAGCTATAAAAACTATTAAAAATATATCTGGATTAAATATTAGAATTTCAAAACAAAAATTAGATATTTCAAATAAATTAATCCCCTATTTATTAAATAATAATGAATTTTTGAATACATTAATCGTCTCCCCTCCTCAATGTGGGAAAACGACTCTTTTAAGGGATATTATAAGAAATTTAAGTAATGGGATGAAAAATCCAAGCTTTTCAGGATTCAATGTTGCTGTTGTAGATGAAAGATCTGAAATTTGTGGTATTTATCAAGGAATTCCACAAAATGATGTAGGCTTTAAAACAGATATATTGGATGCTTGTCCGAAGGCAGAAGGTATGATGATGCTCATTCGCTCCATGTCTCCACACATTATCGCAACAGATGAAATAGGCAAAAAAGAAGATATTTTTGCAATAGAGGAAGCTCTAAATGCAGGTATAAAACTAATTACAACAGTACATGGAAGAAATTTAGATGAAATTCATAGAAGAAATAATCTTAAAAGTTTATTGCTACAAGGAATCTTTGAAAGAATTATTATTTTATCCAATCAACCTAAAGTGGGAACTATCGAAAAAATTATTGATGGTAAAAAAAATGAAATAATTGATTCCTATCCCTTCTTAGATAGGAGGAATGGTCTTGTTTGCTAA